Proteins encoded together in one Cicer arietinum cultivar CDC Frontier isolate Library 1 chromosome 4, Cicar.CDCFrontier_v2.0, whole genome shotgun sequence window:
- the LOC101490602 gene encoding protein TIFY 6A isoform X1, which produces MERDFLGLCSKESLSLPKEQFNNEGCKDSGFTQVSAVKWPFWNKVSAHSYLMPFNVSEEEKRATAGGLQKSFKHDGQGGIHYSLNPYPVQHNVSYANRPHDVKMFSVSVGSPFLKNHFATVGQNMNGANVMQPLFGGLLPVTAPHSVLPIVGTVTSSAEPCVKPSAPAPQLTIFYGGTVNVFNDITPETAQAIMLLAGNGVSASLDGAQPEVQAPISKFASGDDVPMSPPADIPPCSGISSPLSVSSHTGPPFGSGASSSDEFLDAKPSKGPTPTISVSKVETPKIVNATTMFPSAIPQARKASLARFLEKRKERVMSAAPYNLNKKSEDAPTPNSMVANVSATTGTKTPSAKQG; this is translated from the exons ATGGAAAGAGATTTCTTGGGTCTATGCTCAAAAGAATCATTATCTCTACCAAAGGAACAATTTAACAATGAAGGGTGCAAAGATTCAG GATTTACACAAGTTTCAGCAGTAAAATGGCCCTTCTGGAACAAAGTCTCTGCTCATTCATATTTGATGCCTTTTAATGTTTCGGAAGAAGAAAAGCGCGCCACTGCTGGTGGATTACAG AAATCTTTCAAACATGATGGACAAGGTGGCATTCATTATTCCCTGAATCCATATCCTGTACAACACAATGTGAGTTATGCAAATCGTCCTCACGATGTGAAGATGTTTTCAGTTTCTGTGGGAAGTCCGTTCCTAAAGAATCATTTTGCAACTGTTGGTCAGAATATGAATGGTGCTAATGTGATGCAACCACTATTTGGAGGATTATTACCTGTTACAGCACCTCATTCAGTTCTTCCGATTGTTGGTACTGTCACTAGTTCGGCTGAACCATG TGTGAAACCATCTGCACCTGCTCCTCAACTTACCATCTTCTATGGCGGTACTGTTAACGTTTTCAATGATATCACTCCTGAGACG GCACAAGCCATTATGTTGTTGGCTGGAAATGGCGTATCTGCATCTTTAGATGGGGCCCAACCTGAAGTTCAGGCACCGATCTCGAAGTTTGCATCAGGTGATGATGTGCCTATGAGTCCACCTGCAGATATACCACCCTGCTCTGGTATTTCAAGTCCTTTATCTGTTTCTTCGCACACCGGTCCACCGTTTGGGAGTGGTGCAAGTAGCAGCGATGAATTCCTTGATGCTAAACCATCCAAAGGTCCTACTCCTACCATTTCTGTCAGCAAAGTGGAGACTCCAAAAATAGTCAATGCAACCACCATGTTTCCATCAG CTATACCACAGGCTCGCAAAGCATCACTGGCTCGATTTTTGGAGAAGCGCAAGGAAAG GGTCATGAGTGCAGCACCATATAACCTCAACAAGAAATCTGAGGATGCACCAACACCAAATTCAATGGTTGCTAACGTCTCTGCAACTACCGGTACCAAAACACCGTCAGCGAAGCAAGGATAA
- the LOC101490602 gene encoding protein TIFY 6B isoform X2, giving the protein MRHVHVWIGGFTQVSAVKWPFWNKVSAHSYLMPFNVSEEEKRATAGGLQKSFKHDGQGGIHYSLNPYPVQHNVSYANRPHDVKMFSVSVGSPFLKNHFATVGQNMNGANVMQPLFGGLLPVTAPHSVLPIVGTVTSSAEPCVKPSAPAPQLTIFYGGTVNVFNDITPETAQAIMLLAGNGVSASLDGAQPEVQAPISKFASGDDVPMSPPADIPPCSGISSPLSVSSHTGPPFGSGASSSDEFLDAKPSKGPTPTISVSKVETPKIVNATTMFPSAIPQARKASLARFLEKRKERVMSAAPYNLNKKSEDAPTPNSMVANVSATTGTKTPSAKQG; this is encoded by the exons ATGCGCCATGTGCATGTTTGGATTGGCG GATTTACACAAGTTTCAGCAGTAAAATGGCCCTTCTGGAACAAAGTCTCTGCTCATTCATATTTGATGCCTTTTAATGTTTCGGAAGAAGAAAAGCGCGCCACTGCTGGTGGATTACAG AAATCTTTCAAACATGATGGACAAGGTGGCATTCATTATTCCCTGAATCCATATCCTGTACAACACAATGTGAGTTATGCAAATCGTCCTCACGATGTGAAGATGTTTTCAGTTTCTGTGGGAAGTCCGTTCCTAAAGAATCATTTTGCAACTGTTGGTCAGAATATGAATGGTGCTAATGTGATGCAACCACTATTTGGAGGATTATTACCTGTTACAGCACCTCATTCAGTTCTTCCGATTGTTGGTACTGTCACTAGTTCGGCTGAACCATG TGTGAAACCATCTGCACCTGCTCCTCAACTTACCATCTTCTATGGCGGTACTGTTAACGTTTTCAATGATATCACTCCTGAGACG GCACAAGCCATTATGTTGTTGGCTGGAAATGGCGTATCTGCATCTTTAGATGGGGCCCAACCTGAAGTTCAGGCACCGATCTCGAAGTTTGCATCAGGTGATGATGTGCCTATGAGTCCACCTGCAGATATACCACCCTGCTCTGGTATTTCAAGTCCTTTATCTGTTTCTTCGCACACCGGTCCACCGTTTGGGAGTGGTGCAAGTAGCAGCGATGAATTCCTTGATGCTAAACCATCCAAAGGTCCTACTCCTACCATTTCTGTCAGCAAAGTGGAGACTCCAAAAATAGTCAATGCAACCACCATGTTTCCATCAG CTATACCACAGGCTCGCAAAGCATCACTGGCTCGATTTTTGGAGAAGCGCAAGGAAAG GGTCATGAGTGCAGCACCATATAACCTCAACAAGAAATCTGAGGATGCACCAACACCAAATTCAATGGTTGCTAACGTCTCTGCAACTACCGGTACCAAAACACCGTCAGCGAAGCAAGGATAA
- the LOC101490924 gene encoding uncharacterized protein produces the protein MTTMFWILILLSLSCLLGFNAQAPSPSKLPPTTPTATSPVTTQPPIVVAPSPPITIQPPANVAPKSSPVTSPAPKVAPISSPQTSPPQPPKSSPVSTPTLPPPLPPPPKIAPTPVQTPPAPAPVKATPVPAPAPTKQSPSPTPVPSPPIPAPTPTIEVPAPAPVPPKHKRRHRHKHLKHHSPAPAPTVIHKSPPAPPTDVDADTTPAPAPSLNLNGAPSKYHQGRNIWATVGFAIIVFLAVTGYSS, from the exons ATGACTACAATGTTTTGGATTCTCATTTTACTAAGCCTAAGTTGCTTGCTAGGATTCAATGCTCAAGCACCTTCACCATCAAAGTTGCCACCTACAACCCCAACGGCAACGTCGCCGGTCACAACACAACCACCTATCGTGGTGGCGCCGTCTCCTCCCATCACAATCCAACCACCTGCAAATGTAGCTCCTAAATCTTCTCCAGTCACATCGCCAGCACCCAAGGTTGCACCAATTTCAAGTCCACAAACTTCGCCACCACAACCACCAAAAAGTTCGCCTGTCTCAACTCCTACATTGCCACCACCattaccaccaccaccaaaaaTAGCACCAACACCGGTTCAAACACCACCAGCGCCTGCACCGGTGAAGGCAACACCGGTCCCAGCGCCTGCACCCACAAAGCAATCACCTTCTCCTACACCTGTTCCTTCACCACCAATACCGGCACCAACGCCTACAATTGAAGTACCCGCACCTGCACCTGTACCCCCAAAACATAAGAGAAGACACAGACACAAACACCTGAAACATCACTCACCAGCTCCGGCACCAACTGTCATTCACAAGAGTCCACCAGCACCACCAACTGATGTTGATGCCGATACAACACCGGCACCAGCACCTAGTCTTAATTTG AATGGTGCACCATCAAAGTATCATCAAGGGAGAAATATATGGGCAACAGTTGGATTTGCCATAATTGTTTTTCTAGCTGTAACTGGCTACAGCAGCTAG